Proteins from one Merismopedia glauca CCAP 1448/3 genomic window:
- a CDS encoding M16 family metallopeptidase, giving the protein MSSLFEGLIDSKFAADICKLSSGLTVIHHYVPATPVVVVDAWVKAGTSLEPKEWAGVAHFLEHMIFKGTDKFPPGAFDAAIENTGGVTNAATSHDYAHFYITSAAQYLPETLPALGDLLFNATIPDAEYELERDVVLEEIRSCNDSPDFLGYQALNQSIYQNHPYGRPILGTIAELMQQSPQQMRQFHDFHYQPENMTVAIVGGVEKAIALELAEESFVSTNSQIQCPIGLVEAEPPITEIRRQKMSVGRLEQARLLMGWMGPGVEQLKDAYGLDLLSVLLAEGRTSRLVQDLREKRQLVQNISSGFSLQKDSSLFTISACLPTENLEDVEAVICEEISKLQAKSISPAELSRCQRLLCNDYAFSTEAPNQLASLYGYYHTIADAKVALSYPEQIKSFSVMDLQQLAQQYLSPQYYAINVMEPSLR; this is encoded by the coding sequence TTGAGCAGTTTATTTGAAGGTTTGATCGATTCCAAGTTTGCGGCTGATATTTGTAAATTGTCAAGCGGTTTGACAGTGATTCATCATTATGTGCCTGCTACTCCTGTGGTAGTAGTAGATGCATGGGTAAAAGCAGGAACAAGTTTAGAACCTAAAGAATGGGCTGGAGTTGCTCATTTTTTAGAGCATATGATTTTTAAAGGTACAGATAAGTTTCCACCTGGTGCTTTTGACGCAGCAATTGAGAATACTGGTGGCGTAACTAATGCTGCTACTAGTCATGATTATGCCCATTTTTATATCACTTCAGCAGCCCAATACTTACCAGAAACTTTGCCAGCATTAGGAGATCTACTCTTTAATGCGACAATACCAGATGCAGAATATGAGTTAGAAAGGGACGTAGTTTTAGAAGAAATCCGCTCTTGCAATGATAGTCCCGATTTTTTAGGTTATCAAGCGTTAAATCAGAGTATTTATCAAAATCATCCCTATGGGCGACCAATATTGGGAACTATCGCCGAATTGATGCAGCAATCGCCTCAGCAAATGCGTCAGTTTCACGACTTTCACTACCAACCCGAAAACATGACGGTGGCTATTGTAGGTGGTGTAGAAAAAGCTATAGCCTTAGAACTTGCAGAGGAGTCATTCGTTTCTACAAATAGTCAGATACAATGTCCGATTGGCTTAGTAGAAGCAGAACCACCCATTACTGAAATCAGACGACAGAAAATGTCTGTAGGTAGACTAGAGCAAGCTAGATTATTAATGGGTTGGATGGGACCTGGAGTAGAACAACTAAAAGATGCTTACGGATTAGATTTACTATCAGTATTGTTAGCTGAAGGACGTACATCCAGATTAGTCCAAGATTTGCGAGAAAAGCGGCAATTAGTTCAAAATATTAGCAGTGGCTTCTCATTACAAAAAGATTCCAGTCTATTTACCATTAGCGCCTGTTTACCAACAGAAAATTTAGAGGATGTAGAAGCCGTTATTTGTGAAGAAATTAGCAAATTGCAAGCTAAATCCATTTCACCTGCCGAATTGAGTCGGTGTCAGCGTTTATTGTGTAATGATTACGCTTTTTCCACAGAAGCACCCAATCAGCTAGCTAGTTTGTATGGTTACTATCACACTATAGCTGATGCTAAAGTTGCTCTAAGTTATCCAGAACAAATTAAATCTTTCAGCGTCATGGATTTACAGCAGTTAGCACAGCAATATTTATCTCCTCAATACTACGCGATAAATGTGATGGAACCTAGTCTGAGATAG
- a CDS encoding M16 family metallopeptidase, translating into MSQIQKRSPLTNLVQRAVLDNGITLLVIENPTADIVASRIFIKAGTRWESKHQAGLSHLVSAVITKGTDTLSSLEIAEQVESVGASLSADTATDYLQMSLKTIGSDFAEIFNLTAKLLRSPAFPAAEVELERQITLQDIRSQQEHPSAIAFEQLRRAMYGRHPYGLSSLGTIESVSGLTREDLQNYHQSYFRPDNLVISIAGNLTFETARYLVEKALGDWEIPTNSILPINLSPIVCKPYQVVTPQETQQSMVMLGYLASSVKDKEYGALKVLNTYLGNGLSSRLFVELREKRGLAYEVSAFYPTRLDLSQFVVYLGTAPENTAIALEGLHHEIERLRTHQLTDSELQTCKNKLLGQYALGKQTNAQLAQVYGWYETLGLGIEFDTVFQELVNNVTVETAWETACQYFVEPYISLVGPAKFVENCQI; encoded by the coding sequence GTGAGTCAAATACAAAAGCGATCGCCCCTAACCAATCTAGTTCAACGTGCTGTTTTAGACAATGGCATAACTTTATTAGTTATCGAAAATCCTACCGCAGATATCGTTGCTAGCCGCATTTTTATTAAAGCTGGAACCAGATGGGAATCTAAACATCAAGCAGGTTTATCTCACTTAGTCTCAGCCGTAATTACGAAAGGTACAGATACCTTATCTTCCTTAGAAATCGCCGAACAAGTAGAATCTGTCGGTGCTAGTTTGAGCGCTGATACCGCGACAGACTACTTACAAATGAGTCTCAAAACTATAGGTAGCGACTTTGCCGAAATATTCAACCTGACAGCCAAATTATTGCGATCGCCTGCGTTTCCAGCAGCAGAAGTCGAACTAGAGCGCCAAATCACCCTGCAAGACATTCGTTCTCAGCAAGAACACCCATCGGCTATAGCTTTCGAGCAACTCAGACGAGCCATGTATGGAAGACATCCCTACGGTTTATCTAGTTTAGGCACAATAGAGAGCGTTAGCGGTTTGACTCGTGAAGATCTACAAAACTACCATCAAAGTTATTTTCGCCCAGATAACTTAGTCATTAGCATAGCTGGAAATTTAACCTTTGAAACAGCCAGATATTTAGTCGAAAAAGCCTTGGGAGACTGGGAAATTCCCACTAATTCCATTCTTCCCATCAACTTATCTCCCATAGTCTGTAAACCCTATCAAGTCGTCACACCCCAAGAAACTCAACAATCAATGGTGATGTTGGGTTATCTAGCATCTTCCGTCAAAGACAAGGAATATGGAGCCTTAAAGGTACTCAATACTTATTTAGGTAACGGTTTATCCAGCCGCCTGTTTGTCGAACTTAGAGAAAAACGGGGATTAGCCTATGAAGTTTCGGCATTTTATCCTACTAGGCTCGATCTGTCTCAATTTGTCGTGTATCTGGGCACTGCACCCGAAAATACAGCGATCGCCCTAGAAGGTTTACACCACGAAATAGAACGCCTCCGCACCCATCAACTGACTGATTCAGAACTGCAAACGTGCAAAAATAAGTTGCTAGGTCAGTATGCTTTGGGTAAACAGACTAACGCTCAACTTGCCCAAGTTTACGGTTGGTATGAAACCTTGGGATTAGGGATTGAATTCGACACGGTTTTCCAAGAATTAGTTAATAATGTGACTGTCGAGACAGCTTGGGAAACTGCGTGTCAGTACTTCGTTGAACCTTACATTTCCCTAGTTGGACCTGCCAAATTTGTGGAAAATTGCCAAATTTAG
- a CDS encoding DEAD/DEAH box helicase, translating to MNVFSTFAEINLNTLFPFELDEFQKQAIADLNAGRSVVVCAPTGSGKTLVGEYAIYKALHGKKRVFYTTPLKALSNQKFRDFSARFGSETVGLLTGDVSINREAPVLVMTTEIFRNMLYGTHIGEVGTSLVGVETVVLDECHYMNDWQRGTVWEESIIYCPPEVQLVALSATVANSGQLTDWIDEVHGPTELVYSDYRPVPLLFHFANPKGVFPLLNDTNTRINPRLDQRQRRQKKSSESGKTKGDRPESPSLAYVVSQLQQRDMLPAIYFIFSRRGCDKAVLELDELFLVNQSEAAELKMRIDAFLARTPDIGVSAQIDAMYRGIAVHHAGVLPVWKGFVEELFTQGLIKVVFATETLAAGINMPARTTVISSLSKRTDRGHRLLTPSEFLQMAGRAGRRGMDTTGHVVTVQTRFEGAKEAAYLATTGADPLVSQFTPSYGMVLNLLQTHTLEEARELIERSFGRYISTLHLQPEEEEISHLEAELARIEATLAAVEPSLLHKYEKLQERIKVEQKILKTLDAQAEAVKAAWVTKSLPMVGLGAILNLKGKHIPVSNPLPAILVEKVAGSGHFPYLVCLGKDNRWYVVSYADTVGIHGQLNIPELEELRPPEELAPKLGQVRRGNALSGSIAVQIPYVTEEPASEVVAQSELVDGLKSQLEAHPIWQWGNPNTLLKYYKRYHVLKAEIVERQGQLQEQLAYHWQEFLNLIEILRHMGGLQYLSPTPLGEAAAAIRGDNELWLGLAISSGKLDKLDPHHLGAAVCALVTETPRPDSWTKYPPPEAVLTVLAQLRGARRNLFQCQRRYRVTLPVWLEDDLVGIIEQWALGVSWLDLCANTNLDEGDLVRMLRRTLDILSQIPHVPYISTTLQANAYRAIQLIDRFPINEQIV from the coding sequence GTGAACGTTTTTTCTACTTTTGCTGAGATTAATCTCAATACCTTATTTCCTTTTGAACTAGACGAGTTTCAAAAACAAGCTATAGCCGATCTTAATGCTGGGCGTTCAGTGGTGGTTTGCGCGCCTACTGGTTCGGGGAAAACCTTGGTGGGGGAATATGCCATCTATAAAGCGCTTCACGGCAAAAAAAGGGTTTTCTATACTACTCCCCTCAAAGCCCTATCTAATCAAAAATTTCGCGACTTCTCGGCGAGATTTGGGAGTGAGACGGTAGGCTTACTGACTGGTGATGTTTCCATCAATCGCGAAGCACCTGTTTTGGTGATGACGACGGAAATCTTCCGAAATATGCTCTATGGTACTCATATTGGAGAAGTTGGCACTTCTTTAGTCGGAGTAGAAACCGTAGTCCTAGATGAATGCCATTATATGAATGATTGGCAACGGGGCACGGTTTGGGAAGAATCGATTATTTATTGTCCCCCAGAAGTTCAGCTAGTGGCACTTTCGGCAACTGTAGCCAATAGCGGTCAACTAACCGATTGGATTGATGAAGTACATGGTCCAACGGAACTAGTTTACTCTGATTATCGTCCGGTTCCCCTGTTATTTCACTTTGCCAACCCGAAAGGGGTGTTTCCCCTGCTGAACGATACCAACACTCGGATCAATCCCCGTCTAGATCAACGCCAGCGCCGTCAAAAGAAAAGCAGCGAATCGGGAAAAACGAAAGGCGATCGCCCAGAATCCCCAAGTTTAGCCTATGTTGTCAGTCAACTCCAGCAAAGGGATATGCTTCCCGCAATTTACTTTATCTTCAGTCGTCGCGGTTGTGATAAAGCAGTTTTGGAACTAGATGAACTATTTTTAGTCAACCAGTCGGAAGCGGCGGAACTAAAAATGAGAATCGATGCTTTCTTAGCCCGTACCCCAGATATCGGAGTTTCTGCCCAAATAGATGCGATGTATCGGGGAATTGCGGTGCATCACGCTGGGGTTCTCCCTGTTTGGAAAGGATTTGTCGAAGAATTATTTACCCAAGGGCTAATTAAAGTCGTATTTGCCACCGAAACCCTAGCGGCTGGAATTAATATGCCCGCCCGTACTACAGTAATTTCTAGCCTCTCCAAGCGCACAGATCGGGGACACCGACTGCTTACCCCTTCTGAGTTCCTGCAAATGGCTGGTAGGGCTGGAAGGCGGGGGATGGATACTACAGGTCATGTCGTCACCGTTCAAACCCGCTTTGAAGGGGCAAAAGAAGCGGCTTACCTAGCAACTACAGGAGCAGATCCCCTAGTCAGTCAGTTTACCCCCAGTTATGGAATGGTGCTAAATCTACTGCAAACCCATACTCTCGAAGAAGCCAGAGAGTTAATTGAGCGGAGTTTTGGGCGCTATATTTCTACCCTCCATCTGCAACCTGAAGAAGAGGAAATCAGTCATTTAGAGGCAGAATTAGCCCGAATCGAGGCTACACTAGCAGCAGTAGAGCCAAGTTTATTACACAAATATGAAAAGCTCCAAGAAAGGATTAAAGTCGAACAAAAAATCCTAAAAACCTTGGACGCTCAAGCTGAAGCCGTCAAAGCTGCTTGGGTAACGAAATCTCTACCGATGGTAGGTTTAGGGGCAATTCTCAACTTAAAAGGCAAACATATTCCAGTTTCTAATCCTTTACCCGCAATTTTAGTGGAAAAGGTGGCTGGTAGCGGTCATTTTCCCTATTTAGTCTGTTTGGGTAAAGATAACCGTTGGTACGTGGTTTCTTATGCCGATACTGTGGGTATACACGGACAATTGAATATTCCCGAACTAGAAGAGTTAAGACCTCCAGAGGAACTAGCCCCAAAACTTGGTCAAGTCCGTCGGGGTAACGCTTTGAGTGGCTCCATAGCCGTCCAAATTCCCTATGTCACGGAAGAACCAGCTTCAGAGGTGGTAGCTCAATCAGAATTAGTTGATGGTCTCAAATCTCAATTAGAAGCCCATCCGATTTGGCAATGGGGCAATCCCAACACTTTACTAAAATACTATAAACGCTACCATGTCCTTAAAGCCGAAATTGTCGAACGCCAAGGACAATTGCAAGAGCAACTAGCCTATCATTGGCAAGAATTTCTCAATTTAATCGAAATTTTACGCCATATGGGAGGATTGCAATATTTATCACCTACTCCTCTGGGAGAAGCCGCCGCCGCGATTCGGGGAGATAATGAGCTTTGGCTAGGTTTGGCAATTTCTTCTGGTAAACTCGACAAGCTAGATCCTCATCATCTAGGAGCGGCTGTTTGTGCTTTAGTTACTGAAACGCCCCGTCCTGATAGCTGGACGAAATATCCGCCTCCAGAAGCCGTTTTAACAGTGCTGGCGCAGTTGCGCGGTGCTAGAAGGAATTTATTTCAGTGCCAGAGGCGTTATCGAGTTACATTACCAGTATGGTTGGAAGATGATTTGGTAGGGATAATCGAACAATGGGCTTTAGGTGTCAGTTGGCTAGATTTATGTGCCAATACTAATCTTGATGAAGGGGATTTGGTGAGGATGCTGCGGCGGACTCTGGATATTTTGTCACAGATTCCCCACGTTCCCTATATTTCTACAACTTTACAGGCTAATGCTTATCGAGCCATCCAATTAATCGATCGCTTCCCCATTAACGAGCAGATTGTTTGA
- the moaC gene encoding cyclic pyranopterin monophosphate synthase MoaC: MTQNSEKTLVQSQLTHLNVEGEARMVDISAKVATKRQAIAAGQVRMLQTTFEAILAGNAPKGDVLAISRIAGIMAAKQTSQLIPLCHPLPLQKVEVHITPDPELPGFQIRASVITKGETGVEMEALTAVSVAALTLYDMAKGLEKSIEIESIRLLRKSGGKSGDYISSEK, from the coding sequence ATGACACAAAACTCAGAAAAAACTTTGGTTCAATCTCAGCTAACCCACCTCAATGTAGAAGGGGAAGCGAGGATGGTAGATATTTCGGCGAAAGTAGCGACTAAACGTCAAGCGATCGCTGCCGGACAAGTTAGAATGCTACAGACAACCTTTGAGGCAATTTTAGCTGGCAATGCCCCCAAAGGAGATGTTTTAGCCATATCCAGAATTGCAGGAATCATGGCTGCGAAGCAAACCTCTCAATTGATTCCCTTATGTCATCCCTTACCATTGCAGAAAGTTGAAGTTCACATCACTCCAGATCCCGAACTTCCAGGATTCCAAATTCGGGCTTCTGTGATAACTAAAGGGGAAACAGGGGTAGAAATGGAAGCTTTAACTGCTGTATCGGTAGCAGCTTTAACCTTATACGATATGGCAAAAGGTTTAGAGAAATCTATTGAAATCGAATCTATTCGTTTGCTGCGGAAAAGTGGGGGGAAATCGGGCGATTATATCAGTTCTGAAAAATAA
- a CDS encoding alpha-hydroxy acid oxidase, with product MLNPINILEYEQLASKNLSQMAWDYYVSGAQDEITLNDNRAAFNRFKLLPKVLLDVSQRDLKTTILGQSLQLPILIAPMAFQCLANAEGELATAKVAAEFGIGMVLSTLATQSLEKVAAVSQNNPLWFQLYVHRDRGLTRALVERAYAAGFTALCLTVDAPLLGKRERDARNEFVLPQGMELANLVSLKDIEIPHAYRESGLFKYFAEQLNPALTWKDLEWLRSLTPLPLVIKGILRGDDAIKAVEFGIKAIIVSNHGGRQLDGSIATIDALSEIVEAVNHRVEILVDGGIRRGTDILKALALGAKAVLIGRPILWGLAVAGESGVRQVIDIYKDELDLAMALSGCASLSDIDSSLVRKNYE from the coding sequence TTGCTGAACCCAATTAATATCTTAGAATACGAACAATTAGCCAGCAAAAATCTTTCACAAATGGCGTGGGATTATTATGTTAGTGGCGCACAAGATGAAATTACTTTAAATGATAATCGGGCAGCTTTTAACCGATTCAAACTACTTCCTAAAGTCTTACTAGATGTCAGTCAAAGAGATTTGAAGACAACTATTTTAGGACAATCTTTGCAACTACCTATCTTAATTGCGCCAATGGCTTTTCAATGCTTAGCTAATGCAGAAGGAGAGTTAGCTACTGCTAAAGTTGCGGCTGAATTTGGGATAGGAATGGTATTAAGTACTTTAGCTACTCAAAGTCTAGAAAAAGTTGCAGCAGTTAGTCAAAATAATCCTTTGTGGTTTCAATTATACGTACATCGCGATCGCGGTTTGACTCGTGCTTTAGTCGAAAGGGCATATGCGGCTGGTTTTACAGCTTTATGTCTCACCGTAGATGCACCATTGTTAGGCAAAAGAGAACGAGATGCGCGCAATGAATTTGTCTTACCTCAAGGAATGGAATTAGCTAACTTAGTGAGTTTAAAAGATATAGAAATTCCTCATGCTTATCGAGAATCTGGTTTATTCAAATACTTTGCCGAACAGTTGAATCCGGCTTTGACTTGGAAAGATTTAGAATGGCTGCGATCGCTAACACCTCTACCACTAGTAATCAAAGGAATATTGCGAGGAGATGATGCAATTAAAGCTGTAGAATTCGGCATAAAAGCCATCATTGTTTCTAATCATGGAGGGAGACAATTAGATGGATCTATTGCCACAATAGATGCTTTATCTGAAATAGTAGAAGCTGTAAATCATCGAGTAGAAATATTAGTAGATGGCGGTATTAGAAGAGGAACAGACATTCTCAAAGCTTTGGCTTTAGGTGCGAAAGCTGTATTAATTGGCAGACCAATTTTATGGGGTTTAGCTGTAGCTGGAGAATCAGGAGTTAGACAGGTTATAGATATCTACAAAGATGAATTAGATCTAGCTATGGCATTAAGCGGATGTGCTAGTTTATCAGATATCGATAGTAGTTTAGTTAGAAAAAACTATGAATAA
- a CDS encoding NAD+ synthase, translating to MKIAIAQLNPTIGDLIGNAEKILEAAQKAAKEGVNLLLTPELSLCGYPPRDLLLNPSFIQANQTTLAKLAEDLPLEIAVLVGTVEPNPSANISGGKPLFNASALLKEGQIQQIFHKRLLPTYDVFDEDRYFEPAKSSHSLIIEIPEEDPSGKTILTSYCIGVSICEDLWNEAAFWGKQSYPENPIADLANQKVDLIVNLSASPYSLGKQKIREAMLKHSSHHYQIPIIYANQVGGNDDLIFDGGSVAFNSQGELVCRGKTFESDLLNLNFDIKTQNLTSKEIRNLPETEGEEIWQALVLGVRDYARKCGFSKAVIGLSGGIDSALVAAIATFALGASNVFGVLMPSPYSSDHSISDALKLADNLGIKTQTLRIGELMKAYDENLEPLFAGTTFGIAEENIQSRIRGNLLMAIANKFGYLLLSTGNKSEMAVGYCTLYGDMNGGLAAIADVPKTRVYAICEWLNINAQNLIGKPEIIPKNIITKPPSAELKPGQLDRDSLPDYDTLDDILQRLIQNHQSPPEIIAAGHDEAIVNRVTNLVTKAEFKRRQAPPGLKITDRAFGTGWRMPIASRWNPL from the coding sequence ATGAAAATTGCGATCGCTCAACTCAATCCTACAATTGGTGACTTAATTGGTAATGCTGAAAAAATCTTAGAAGCTGCTCAAAAAGCTGCCAAAGAAGGTGTTAATTTACTCCTCACTCCAGAGTTATCTTTATGCGGTTATCCCCCCAGAGATTTGTTACTAAATCCCAGTTTTATCCAAGCTAATCAAACTACTTTAGCCAAGTTAGCTGAAGATTTACCCCTAGAAATAGCGGTACTAGTAGGAACAGTTGAACCAAATCCCTCAGCAAATATTTCTGGAGGAAAACCACTATTTAATGCTTCTGCTTTACTCAAAGAAGGTCAAATACAGCAAATATTTCACAAACGTTTGTTACCCACATATGATGTGTTTGATGAAGATCGATATTTTGAACCTGCTAAATCTAGTCATTCACTGATTATTGAAATTCCTGAAGAAGATCCAAGTGGTAAAACTATCCTCACATCCTATTGTATTGGTGTCAGCATTTGCGAAGACTTATGGAATGAAGCCGCCTTTTGGGGTAAACAGAGTTATCCCGAAAATCCGATTGCAGATTTAGCTAATCAAAAAGTAGATTTGATCGTTAATTTGTCAGCTTCCCCTTATAGTTTAGGGAAACAAAAAATTAGGGAAGCAATGTTAAAACACAGCAGTCATCACTATCAAATTCCGATAATTTATGCCAATCAAGTGGGAGGAAATGACGACTTAATCTTTGATGGTGGTAGTGTCGCTTTCAACTCTCAAGGAGAACTAGTTTGTCGGGGAAAAACTTTTGAGTCAGATTTGTTAAATCTAAACTTCGATATTAAAACTCAAAATTTAACTTCAAAAGAAATTAGAAACTTGCCAGAAACCGAAGGCGAAGAAATTTGGCAAGCTTTGGTATTAGGAGTTAGAGATTATGCTCGTAAATGTGGTTTTTCTAAAGCAGTAATCGGCTTAAGTGGAGGAATTGACTCAGCTTTAGTAGCAGCGATCGCCACTTTTGCTTTAGGTGCATCAAACGTTTTCGGCGTATTAATGCCTTCCCCTTATAGTTCCGACCACTCTATTAGCGATGCTTTAAAATTAGCCGATAACCTAGGCATCAAAACCCAAACTTTACGAATTGGGGAATTAATGAAAGCCTACGATGAAAATTTAGAACCATTATTTGCTGGAACCACATTTGGCATTGCTGAAGAAAACATTCAATCGCGGATTCGGGGTAATCTATTAATGGCGATCGCCAACAAGTTTGGTTACCTGCTTCTATCCACCGGAAACAAATCGGAAATGGCAGTCGGTTACTGTACATTATACGGCGACATGAACGGAGGATTAGCCGCGATCGCAGATGTCCCCAAAACTCGCGTCTACGCAATTTGTGAATGGCTGAATATTAACGCCCAAAACCTAATTGGTAAACCCGAAATTATCCCCAAAAATATTATTACCAAACCCCCCAGCGCCGAACTCAAACCAGGACAGTTAGATCGAGATTCTCTACCAGATTACGACACCCTAGATGACATCTTGCAACGTCTCATTCAAAATCATCAATCTCCCCCAGAAATTATCGCCGCAGGGCACGATGAAGCTATAGTAAATAGAGTTACTAACCTCGTCACTAAAGCCGAGTTTAAACGCCGCCAAGCCCCTCCAGGATTAAAGATTACCGATCGCGCTTTTGGTACAGGTTGGCGAATGCCGATCGCATCTCGGTGGAATCCCTTGTAA
- a CDS encoding NAD(P)/FAD-dependent oxidoreductase has translation MTEKSPRICILGGGFGGLYTALRLSQLPWEKDQKPEITLVDRHDRFLFTPLLYELITGELQTWEIAPPFSEILANTNIRFERGVADKIDLEAKTVYLGDRPSIFYDYLVMALGGETPLDLVPGAKEYTLPFRSLTDVYLLEERLRVLEASVTDKIRVAVVGGGYSGVELSCKIADRIGKRSRIRIIEQASQILQTSSVFNRTAAEQALSERQVWLDLETQVQEITSDSISLSYKGQVDTIPVDLVLWTVGTRVSPLVRSLPLKQNQKGQLITTTTLQTAENPRIFALGDLAECYDASGQQVPGTAQVALQQSDYVAWNIWAQISNRPLLPFRYVNLGEMMTLGKDNATLSGLGVQLKGSVAQTIRRLTYLYRMPNTNHQLKVGFNWVNQPFLELLRF, from the coding sequence ATGACTGAAAAATCTCCTCGTATTTGTATTTTGGGTGGTGGTTTTGGCGGTTTGTATACAGCATTGCGCCTAAGTCAACTTCCTTGGGAAAAAGACCAAAAACCTGAAATTACTCTCGTAGATCGCCACGATCGCTTTTTATTTACCCCTCTACTCTATGAACTGATTACTGGAGAACTACAAACTTGGGAAATTGCACCACCATTTAGCGAAATTCTGGCAAATACTAACATAAGATTTGAGCGGGGTGTAGCCGATAAAATAGATCTTGAGGCTAAGACTGTTTACTTAGGCGATCGCCCTTCTATATTTTACGACTACCTAGTCATGGCATTGGGAGGAGAAACCCCCCTAGATCTAGTTCCAGGTGCGAAGGAATATACACTTCCTTTTCGCAGTCTTACAGATGTATACCTATTAGAAGAACGTTTGCGCGTCTTGGAAGCTTCGGTAACCGATAAAATTCGGGTGGCAGTTGTAGGAGGTGGATACAGTGGTGTAGAGTTAAGCTGTAAAATAGCCGATAGAATAGGTAAACGCAGCAGAATTCGGATTATTGAACAAGCAAGCCAGATTTTACAAACTTCTTCTGTATTTAACCGAACAGCAGCCGAACAAGCCCTATCCGAACGTCAGGTGTGGTTAGATCTAGAAACCCAAGTCCAAGAAATCACCTCTGATAGCATTTCTCTATCATACAAAGGGCAAGTAGACACCATACCAGTAGATTTAGTATTGTGGACGGTAGGAACTAGAGTCAGTCCCCTAGTGCGATCGCTTCCCCTCAAACAAAACCAAAAAGGTCAACTAATCACGACTACCACTTTACAAACCGCAGAAAATCCTAGAATTTTTGCTCTCGGTGACCTAGCTGAGTGTTATGATGCTAGCGGTCAACAGGTTCCTGGAACCGCTCAGGTAGCCTTACAGCAATCCGATTATGTAGCGTGGAATATCTGGGCACAAATTAGCAATCGCCCCCTCCTCCCCTTCCGCTACGTCAATTTGGGAGAAATGATGACCCTAGGCAAAGACAATGCTACTCTCAGTGGATTGGGGGTTCAACTCAAAGGTAGTGTAGCTCAAACTATCCGCCGTCTGACTTACCTTTACAGAATGCCCAACACCAATCACCAACTCAAAGTTGGCTTTAATTGGGTCAATCAGCCATTTTTAGAGCTTTTAAGGTTTTAA
- a CDS encoding HAD-IA family hydrolase → MKQPKVIFLDAVGTLFGVRTTVGQIYADLAQRYGIEVSSDILEREFIQAFSDSPPLVFPGINSQEIPEQEFNWWLTIAQRVFQQAGVFDKFIDFRDFFEELYIYFASDEPWIVYPEVKTTLHNWQQQGVQLGIISNFDSRLYFVLPALGLDKYFQSVTISSQAGAAKPSQEIFLQALKKHNCQPQEACHIGDSRKEDFEGATAVGLKGVLIQRSL, encoded by the coding sequence ATGAAACAGCCTAAAGTAATTTTCTTAGACGCAGTTGGAACTTTGTTTGGCGTGCGGACAACAGTGGGACAAATTTATGCCGATTTAGCCCAAAGATATGGAATTGAAGTATCCTCTGATATCTTAGAAAGAGAATTTATTCAAGCTTTTTCTGATTCACCACCCTTAGTTTTTCCAGGAATTAATTCCCAAGAGATTCCCGAACAAGAGTTTAATTGGTGGTTAACTATAGCTCAAAGAGTTTTTCAGCAGGCTGGAGTATTCGACAAGTTTATAGATTTTCGAGATTTTTTTGAAGAACTATACATTTACTTTGCTAGTGATGAACCTTGGATCGTCTATCCAGAAGTGAAAACTACTCTCCACAATTGGCAACAACAAGGCGTACAACTTGGCATTATTTCTAACTTTGACTCGCGATTGTACTTTGTTTTACCCGCCTTGGGATTAGATAAATACTTTCAATCTGTAACTATTTCTTCTCAAGCAGGAGCAGCTAAACCCAGTCAGGAAATTTTCTTACAAGCTTTAAAAAAACACAACTGTCAGCCCCAAGAAGCCTGTCATATAGGTGATAGTAGAAAAGAAGATTTTGAAGGAGCTACAGCCGTCGGTTTGAAGGGAGTTTTAATCCAGCGTTCTCTCTAA